CTCATTGATTTTCTTTGCCAAGAATTTTTGCCTATATGGCTGTAATTTGAGAAACACCATATCTCCAATGACGAACTCCTCATCCCTCCTTTTGTTGTCTGCATATTTCTTCATTGTTTGTTGGGCTCGTATGAGATTGATAAAGTTTcttaaattaaatgaatttatttgGGAAATACAAAACAAATAATCGATACACAAAATCATTTACGAATAGATAAATTACATGAAATCGTTTATACTAAAATTATATACAATTCTCTATGTTCGTGTAACTATGGAGAAGTGAATCTAAAGTAAAATACATAGCTAAAAATACAGATTTACAGAAAATGTTAAGGGTTTTTATTAATGATTTTGCAATAGTACAATATAGTACAAGCGGATAAAGTGCATATAAGCCGAAAAGAAATTGTTAAAAGTCAATAATACGTATAATAGTACTAGCGAAAAATAAATGTTGGTATTTTAGAGAATTAAATGCTCGAAAATATACTtcaaagaattaagcacattaaaATTCTTTTTATTGTTACTTTATGAGAAATTATGGAAATGAAGTTACCACTCAGGTTCCCCAATACAAATAGTCGTGTATATTTGAGTGTTTACAAATGTGAACTTTCGTTAAATGTTCAACCAACTTTTAAATTCTATTTAGGgtctcaatatatatttttaaacatCTAATACTTCTTGATTATTTATATTGACACAACTGAAAATGTTTGAACATTGGAGTTTTTTCATACTACATTGATTTAAAATATCACTGGACAATagtaataaaattataattcaCAAGTCTCAACTAAAATTTGTGAAAATGCATCTTTTTTCTAAATTGTCAAGATTTCACAAAATCTAAAAATAGATGAcaaaaaactaattacatgaAACTATTTTATGTAGTACAAAACAAATAATCGATCCATGAAATCATTTACGGATAATAAATTACCTGAAATTATTTACGAATAGATAAATTACATAGAATCTGTAATACACCGTAATTTTatgtaattaatttaaatagcttatgcattttaaaagcataaataaggttattttgtaattatattcaaaataattttggaggaaaagcttttcaaattaaattggagggaaatattattttaaaatccattaaggttatttatataattttaaaataattttaaagggattttcaataaaataattaagGAATTATATTTCCAAAATATAATGATTAAAGATcagatttttttgaattaatatCACATTTTGTtagaaaatattttattttcggaAATTTCGGATTTTAAAGAGGATTttggaaaaatctgaaaatttattcaAGAAATTTGGAAATAAAAATACTTTCGATTTGTACTTTTAATCCTTCAAAAGTacatttttattgtttaaaaaCACATTTTTACCGATTTAAAGCACATTTTTAAAGACATAAATATTTCCGCCTTAAAAGAACATAATGTTAATTACAACAAGAAAAAGTATAAGTTTTAAACggtaaaaatgtgcttttaaattataaaaatgtACTTTTAAACGCAAATGAGCTTTTAATTAAATTGCAAAAGGTGTGCTTTTAACCCGATTGAGCTACATACAACCGGATGCACCTTTTAATTTGTGGGGTAttttccatatttaaattattcTCTTTTTTCTTAAATCTTTCTATGAACATTCTAGAATATTTTCTTACCTACATTTGAAAAACCATAATTATCATAACTCATACCCTATTCAACTACAAATATCCCTCGTAGCCTGCATTATTTTTCCACACCAAAAGCGTTAATGTTTTTCTACGTAATTTTAAATTCTCTAATTCTCTCTTAAAACCGTCGTTTTTCATTCTTCAGCCCGTTGATTTAAATGAATTTTTCGGTAAAtaatttaattgttttaaacaaaAGTTTGTGATTTAAAATCatgtttataaaataaaaattctttTATCATATGAAGTATGATTTAAGTTTACCATATTTATATCTAATCATATTTAATTAAGTTATGGTTTAAATATTAGTattattaataattaggtttTTGTAAATTGTTTGTTTAGGAGTTCATGAATGAATCTCCTAATGGCCTATTTGGGAATTGTCATTTCATTTGAAATGATGGAATTGACCCAAATACCTTGTTTGGGAATTAAAaggatttggatttggatttggatttgaatttgactaaaaatGGGGCGGATCTTTGTTATGGCTGGGGTGGGCCTGGCCCCCCGGCCGAAAATTTTTGTAGTGTAGTTTTAGTTACGGCCCCCCCTAAAATtatgtataattgtataattacataGTATATTGCTTAACTTTTTTCTACCGGCCCCCCCTCATAAAACCGTTCAAGGTCCGCCACTAACTAAAATCCAACCCTATGTAAAATAAGCCCAATCTTTTGTCATTTGAAATCCACTCTTACTTGTCGTCATTGAAATCCAAGGAAGACGATACCTCGCTCTCTCGCTCTCATTCTCTGGCTCTCACTCTTACCCTGCGTTTGGTTCAGTTATGGaatgtttttttctttcttttatttgATGAATATCTAATATATTGGTGTGATACTATATATGAGCCAAATTACTCTCTCCCTTAGCTTTCTATCTCCATATCTAGATGTTTGAGTTTAGAATTCTTAAAAATTATCAACAAACGCATAATATAAGTTTTGGCCATTTTAAACTCGTACCTCATATGGTAATATCTAAATTTCGTGAACCAAACACCTCCTAAAAAGCTCCCCGGAAAACAATACAATAGGCaaaaacgaaaagaaaaaaaaaagtaaaaaaaaagaaagtgaTTTTCAGTAGAGAAGATCCTAATCAGGTCTACACCTTTCACCTTTAGGATAAAAGAAATGGCATTTATGTGATTGTGTGGCCTATGTAAAGCTTTCACGCCAATCTTTTTGGCACTGCATGAATCACGTCATTTGGGGACATCCAACTAAAACAATAGGATAAACGATTAACGAAACAATCCTTTTGCCATTATAAATGTATAATACATAAAACATTACAAATCGAAGATGCAGGATTCGAAACTCTTACCTATGTGGCTACGTATACAGATTACAATCTACAGTCTTAACCTCGTTGAAAAACAAATAATACATTAAGCAGGAGAAAATCATAAAAGAGCCCGATGTAACGTTACATGTAACAATAATTGCCTAACTGTTAGGCTTTATTTGGTTgggaggaattggaaggaaaagaaaagaaaggaaaggtaaaataaggtttcctgtatttggttcaaataattatatgggaagtggaaggaaaggaagagaattgaAAGAAAAGctccttttataaaattttcacgttaaattaaaagctgtcatttatatttcctttctcctcccttcctttttttttcccttaaaccaaaaacaggaaaataaaatctctttctcttcccttcttttcctttcttttcccttcttttcttttcacttcctttcctttactaataatgaaccaaatagGGCCTTAGGCAATTAGCTCGACTCCACTCAAAAGCGAGCAAAAAAGGGTACGTTAAACCTGAAACCTGATAGCTAAAGAGCAAATACATCACTCACTCAAAACAGATTTTGCTATGTATTGCAATTTGTAAATAAGGTCATACTATTCTTCATAACAAAATATTCCAAAGTACATCAGTTTACAGCATCTGATATGCTGATAACAGAGAATTTAGCAAGAATGCCAGCCAAATAAGTTTAAAACCAgtatgcaaaaacaatacacCTGATTGTAAAAGTAACTAAACTCCACCACGAGGAAGGAACAACTGATTTCTAATCTATGTACAAGTAATGttagcttttttttttctaacatcTTCGCTTCTTGTTAAAATTCTATTGCAATGATATGATCAAATATCAAAGTCGTTGAGAAATAGTTCTAAAGTTTCCTCCCTTTGATATCCATGGGTAGAGCTTGAAGATCTTCTCTGTTAACAACTCGGTGTCCACTTTTAGAGAGAAGAAGATCTTTCATCTCTCTGTAACTCTTTAGCTCTTCGAGGGCATCAGATGCCCTTCGTGACATGAAAAATCCAGAAGCAGTTCCGAAGTTGCCGTCTTGTTGGGTGCTCTGACTGCTGGCTGAATAGCAGCTTGAGTCTTGGCGTAGTGGTGGGGCTGTCCTAAGCATGTGAACAAGAGCACCTACAGCAGCGTCTTGTGACTTCCGTCCCATTGACATTGCAGAATTGAATTCTGATCCTTTCTTTGATTCAAGACTGTGACTGTATACCAGCACAAAATGAAAACACGAGATTTAGGTAAGTTTATAAAGTAAACACTGAAGAAAGCGCACATTGTTGTTACAAATACATGTATAAACTCATACAGTAATCATATTAAAGAGATTTTTTAAGCTAAAGCGACCTCCAATAGCATTATCATCTTGAACTGCAGTGTAGGCTAACAAAAATGTACCAGATGTTTATGGTTAGCATCAAGGGTCACATAGTAGTGTGCGCAGTGATCAGACATTAATAAACTAAGTCAGAATAAAGAgatgtggtcttttgtgtacGAAGTATTAAATAACAGACTCCTCTCACTCTGCACGATTCATTTACTCTTGAACAACAGGCTCCAACTTAGTGATCAAATCATGACGTCTTACTATTTTAAGAGCTCTAGTTCTTACAAAATAGGATTAAAGAAACGATACATCTATTCCAACAATCCCACACCCCGGCACTGCAAACAAAAAGGACCTATAATCTAGGTGCTAGGAGAGTTCAATACAATGTTTTGGcatcaaaaggaaagaaagttGACAGAGTTCATGAATTTGATGCTCTTAACTTGTAAATAATTTTCAGGGGCTCCAGAAGGATTCTAGATGAACCCTTTAGTATTTCTCCCATTTATTTGAGACATTGAGAGCATCCAAGCTTGCAACTCAAGTGGGGAACAAAGAAGCAGTATTGACTTAGCTTACAGGCTCGCACCTGGCTACGTGTGATGCAATAACTGTGGAAAATGTGATGGCGTTCATGGCTAGGTACAGAGCACATCAGCTATGTACTTATACCAGGCATGTTCCCTTGGAGAAAATTAGATATTTGGATGCTGTGTCAAATTGTTTTGATAGAAAAACAAATTTAAGAAAATGAGGTTCGTTAAATTGGGCTGACATTATGGGACATATCTCTCTAGTGACAAAATGTTCACCAGTTTAGTAATAACTTGCTTAACATACTTCAGACACAACCACCCTTCAGATAGTCCAGTATAATCAGGCTAACCACCACAAATGGACAAATCCCAAATTCTTGAGTCACCAAAATCAACCCCAATCTGACAGCAATCAAAAGAGAAAGATAGATGACCCCAAAGACAAATATATGACCCAAAAAAAAGCAACCAAGCAACCACCAGCAAATATCCAATTGTCCGCCAAAGAAACTGAGTTCTGGGTCAGAAGAAAGGCAGGGAGAGATTAACTGGGAGGAGTATTTTACTTTTCCCTTTACAAACCAAATAGCATTTGGGATTTGGGGGAGTTTCCTTTCCTTCCTTTTCCTTTCTCTTACTTGATTCCTTTCCTTTGTTTTGTGTTGAACCAATCAATCCCTAAGGTGTATTTGAATGAGATAATTGAGGAGGATCACAGCTTATCATGCATATGAGATCTAGTATAAGGTATGTATAACAGCTACACAGGAGCTATATCTATAGTATTCAAAAGGACCAAAAGAGAGCTCATATTATTGAAGGTAATTTATTACGTCTCGTGGTTATCAATAAAGTCAATATTAAACGGAGACATCCTTCAGAAGTAGAGAGTAGGTGGCTAAAGACTCTACCATGACGCATCAAATATGGCATCCACAATAGAACAATAACTTTTTACATGTAAGGGAGAACAGTTAAATGAGGATCATTATAACTATGAAATATGATGATACATGATAGAATAAGAAACAATAACAGCAATACAAATGCAGAAACAGGCTCTCCTCATTAGTAACATTTAACATTTAACATGTTCATGAATCATGATATTAGTAATATCAAATCCAGTAAGGGACTAAGGGGGCAAGGTACATCACTTAACCCTATGGATCTCCTCAATTTATCAATAAGGATTACATTGTTGTTTACATGCGGTAAAGGGTGGTTTGAGGACCCAGGAAACTATTTTTGTTAGGGATCTTCACTAACATAATAAGATAGAAGAGATGAAAAAACCTGCAGTAGATTCACAGGGTCAAGTTCTATGATAAAACAAAGGATATTCGAGTTTCAGTTTTtccaattaatcacataatcgCATCCATAAGTAAACAGTGTGAGAAACTCACTCGGTCACTCCTACGAAATGAATGATATAATAGCAACACCGATGACGTGAAATTGAACAACGTACAAATAGATCCATACAACCATTTCAATATCTAGAGATAGAGGGAATTACCTAGCGTGGGAATCTGATGTATCAACATCATCAACATCAAATGGACATGAAAAGTCATATACATCCAGCTCATCTTGGAAGGATTTACTTGAGCTTCTCGAATAGGCTTTACGTGGTGAACTACTAGAAGAAAGCAATCCAGAAAACCGCCCAGATTCATCTTTGCTATCTCTAGTTATCTGGCAATAGGCAAACAAATACAGTTGTCAAAGACATGCATATAAATTACACATTTGAAACTTTTTAAAAGTTGAAAATCCTGCAAGAATACTGAAGGAGTATTACCTTTGATCCAAAAGAGTGATTTGTCATTCCAGAGTACAGCTCTCCAGGGTTTAATGTGTCTAGCTTTCTGGATAACCTGTTTCCTGATGGAGATGGAGACCCATGTGGTGAAGGTTCTGGTTTTGTACTCCGTGGAGAGATAGGAGGGAGGAACATTCTATTTGGATCGGATAAATTAGGAGAAAGGTATGCAGGACCTCTGTTCAACATAGGATGCGGAATAGTCACAGGTGCTGACTCTGGCCGTAGCCGAGACTGAGGCTGGGAATGACTTTGTCTAAGGAGATATGCTGGGGGAGATGGAGATGAAGATGGAGAGAATGGAGGTGAAAGAGACTCATCATAACTATTAGTTTTGTAATGTCCTCCATGTAGCCTATAATTCTGAACTCTTTGGCCTTGAAGATACGTTGGCAAAGACGGATTATCACTTGGTACATTTGAGAAACGATGTACCGGTGGAGATCCACTAACGGGATAGTTTTGCATGTTTGCAGCAGCGAAATGGTTGCCACTAGACCAGCTATGAGGACGTTGACTAGGCGTTGGACACGCATTTTTAGATCCTCCTAATGAGAATGAGATAGGCTGTGATACTCTCTCTACAGACGGGAAGGCCCTCATGGGATCAATAGCAGGACTTCCAACATAATCAGAAATAATTACAGGAGGAAATGATGTTGAAGATTCAAGACTGAATTCTGACAAATCCTTTCTATAAGTTACAGATACAGAGAGTTTACCATTTACAGCTTCCACAGGGTTGAAACTATATTTCTTCATTGTTTGCTCCTCTTCCCTAGAGAAGGGGTCACTGAAAGAAGAAACCTTATATATAACATCAATGTCAGAAGGTTGGCTTGAAGAACTAAGGTTTCGAAATATCCTATAAGCAGGCAAATGCCTCATCATTGAGCAGAGAGAGCGTAAAAGTATGATTGATTTTTGGTACATTTTCTTATACAACAAAGTAACGTCTCTATTTTGTACAGGCATCATCTTATGATTTTCATACTGAACTACCCATCTCTCAATAACTGTCTCAACTGTTCCCCCTTCAAATGCCTGTTCATAGTATAAATCATTACCAGACGAATCATCTAGTCCTCGACGAATGACAATTACATCAATTATCATTGGATCCATCAGATTCCTATGCCAAGACTGCAACTTTTCTAGAGCTGCAGGGCGATCTCCTAACGCTAAATTGAAccatttatcaattttttttgccTTTGAGTTCGACAATAAGTCCCCACTACGATCTTGTTGTTTAAGTGATGGAATCCTGGATTCTAGAATTATGTGCAAGGCCTTCAGTAGAAACTGGGATATAATCTGCTCCAATCTTCCATACTCCGACGAAGAACTCACTTGGAAGTCCATGATCTTCTCAATTTGCAAGGATAAGAGGTGTGACACAGTAGACTATACGGCCTTTTAGCTCAATGAATTCAACTGCAGCAACACAGCACCAAGGACCCTTAACCAAGCAATCGAACCAAGGACCCAATCATCAATCTCAAACTATGCACTCAGAACCCCAGTTTTCCCATCAAAAGGTGAACCAAACACATCCGAAATCAAAATATTTGCCCCAAAAAACAGATGGGCATTACTAAATCGGTCCAAGGAACATAATTTCCAGTAGTATCAACATCAAATTGCAAAATCAATTGCTACCCAGAAAACCTCCAGACGAATAGTGAACTGGATCAagaaatttcatgaaaaaattCAGATGGGCATGACCAATCTTCAGCATAATTACATAACAAGTTGACTAAATGCATCAAAAACATTGATCAACCATAATTCAACatcaaataaaattataaattccAAATAAACGGGCAAGCACAAATTGAATTCAATATAACAAATAAACAACGTGCGATCAAAATTCTATCAAAATAAACTCAAATTAACAATGACATAGCAAGCGATTGAGAAAATAACTTACTTGAATTTTGGGGTTCACAGGGAAGACGTGAACTTATAGAAATGATTGCGTGAAGTGGGTATAAAAAGAGAGGACGAAATTTTGGATTTGTACAGAATTTAAATGTGTGAAGTGAAAATTCTGGGAAATTAATAAAAAGGGTTGT
This genomic stretch from Spinacia oleracea cultivar Varoflay chromosome 3, BTI_SOV_V1, whole genome shotgun sequence harbors:
- the LOC110797965 gene encoding autophagy-related protein 13a; amino-acid sequence: MDFQVSSSSEYGRLEQIISQFLLKALHIILESRIPSLKQQDRSGDLLSNSKAKKIDKWFNLALGDRPAALEKLQSWHRNLMDPMIIDVIVIRRGLDDSSGNDLYYEQAFEGGTVETVIERWVVQYENHKMMPVQNRDVTLLYKKMYQKSIILLRSLCSMMRHLPAYRIFRNLSSSSQPSDIDVIYKVSSFSDPFSREEEQTMKKYSFNPVEAVNGKLSVSVTYRKDLSEFSLESSTSFPPVIISDYVGSPAIDPMRAFPSVERVSQPISFSLGGSKNACPTPSQRPHSWSSGNHFAAANMQNYPVSGSPPVHRFSNVPSDNPSLPTYLQGQRVQNYRLHGGHYKTNSYDESLSPPFSPSSSPSPPAYLLRQSHSQPQSRLRPESAPVTIPHPMLNRGPAYLSPNLSDPNRMFLPPISPRSTKPEPSPHGSPSPSGNRLSRKLDTLNPGELYSGMTNHSFGSKITRDSKDESGRFSGLLSSSSSPRKAYSRSSSKSFQDELDVYDFSCPFDVDDVDTSDSHASHSLESKKGSEFNSAMSMGRKSQDAAVGALVHMLRTAPPLRQDSSCYSASSQSTQQDGNFGTASGFFMSRRASDALEELKSYREMKDLLLSKSGHRVVNREDLQALPMDIKGRKL